A DNA window from Enterobacter cloacae subsp. cloacae ATCC 13047 contains the following coding sequences:
- the surA gene encoding peptidylprolyl isomerase SurA: MKNWKTLLLGVAMVANTSFAAPQVVDKVAAVVNNGVVLESDVDGLMKSVKLNSGQAGQQLPDDATLRHQILERLIMDQIVLQMGQKMGVKITDEQLDQAIANIAKQNNMTLDQMRSRLAYDGISYSTYRNQIRKEMLISEVRNNEVRRRVTILPQEVDALAKQVGNQNDASTELNLSHILIPLPENPTSDQAAEAESQARAIVEQARNGSDFGKLAITYSADQQALKGGQMGWGRIQELPSIFAQALSTAKKGDIVGPIRSGVGFHILKVNDLRGQSQNISVTEVHARHILLKPSPIMTDDQARAKLQQIAADIKSGKTSFANAAKEFSQDPGSANQGGDLGWAAADIYDPAFRDALMKLNKGQMSAPVHSSFGWHLIELLDTRNVDKTDAAQKDRAYRMLFNRKFSEEAATWMQEQRASAYVKVLSN, encoded by the coding sequence ATGAAGAACTGGAAAACGCTGCTGCTCGGTGTCGCTATGGTTGCGAATACCAGCTTCGCGGCCCCCCAGGTTGTTGATAAGGTCGCCGCTGTGGTTAACAACGGTGTCGTGCTCGAAAGTGACGTTGACGGTTTGATGAAATCTGTGAAGCTCAATTCGGGCCAGGCGGGTCAGCAACTTCCGGATGACGCAACGCTGCGCCATCAGATCCTGGAACGTCTGATCATGGATCAGATTGTCCTGCAAATGGGTCAGAAAATGGGCGTGAAGATCACTGACGAGCAGCTTGATCAGGCGATCGCTAACATCGCTAAGCAGAACAATATGACCCTGGATCAGATGCGTAGTCGTCTGGCCTATGATGGCATCAGCTATTCAACCTACCGTAATCAGATCCGTAAAGAGATGCTGATCTCAGAAGTGCGTAACAATGAAGTTCGTCGCCGCGTCACCATCCTGCCGCAGGAAGTCGACGCGCTGGCAAAACAGGTGGGCAACCAGAACGATGCCAGCACCGAGCTGAACCTGAGCCACATTCTGATCCCGCTGCCAGAGAACCCAACGTCTGACCAGGCCGCAGAAGCGGAAAGCCAGGCGCGCGCTATCGTTGAGCAGGCACGTAACGGCAGTGACTTTGGCAAGCTGGCCATTACCTACTCTGCAGACCAACAGGCGCTGAAAGGCGGCCAGATGGGCTGGGGACGTATTCAGGAACTGCCATCCATCTTTGCCCAGGCGCTGAGCACTGCGAAGAAAGGCGACATCGTGGGTCCAATCCGTTCAGGTGTTGGCTTCCACATCCTGAAAGTCAACGATCTGCGTGGTCAGAGCCAGAACATCTCCGTCACCGAAGTTCATGCTCGCCACATTCTGCTGAAACCGTCACCGATCATGACGGACGATCAGGCGCGTGCGAAGCTGCAACAGATTGCTGCGGACATTAAGAGCGGAAAAACGTCGTTTGCGAATGCCGCAAAAGAGTTCTCTCAGGATCCTGGCTCTGCTAACCAGGGCGGCGACCTGGGCTGGGCGGCGGCGGATATCTACGATCCGGCATTCCGCGATGCGCTGATGAAGCTGAACAAAGGCCAGATGAGTGCGCCGGTACACTCCTCCTTTGGCTGGCATCTGATCGAACTGCTGGATACCCGCAACGTTGATAAAACCGACGCAGCGCAGAAAGACAGAGCCTATCGTATGCTGTTCAACCGTAAGTTCTCTGAAGAAGCGGCAACCTGGATGCAGGAACAACGCGCCAGCGCTTACGTGAAAGTTCTGAGCAACTAA
- the rluA gene encoding bifunctional tRNA pseudouridine(32) synthase/23S rRNA pseudouridine(746) synthase RluA → MVMQPYNPPQDPWLVILYQDEHIMVVNKPSGLLSVPGRLDEHKDSVMTRIQRDYPQAESVHRLDMATSGVIVVALNKAAERELKRQFREREPKKQYVARVWGHPAQTEGLVDLPLICDWPNRPKQKVCYETGKAAQTEYEVLEYAPDNTARVLLKPITGRSHQLRVHMLALGHPILGDRFYAPPEALASAPRLQLHAQTLTITHPAFGNAMTFKAPVDF, encoded by the coding sequence ATGGTGATGCAGCCTTACAATCCGCCGCAAGACCCGTGGCTGGTTATCCTTTATCAGGATGAGCACATTATGGTGGTCAACAAGCCAAGCGGCCTGTTGTCCGTGCCGGGGCGTCTGGATGAGCACAAAGACAGCGTGATGACACGTATTCAGCGTGATTATCCCCAGGCGGAGTCCGTTCATCGCCTGGACATGGCAACCAGCGGCGTGATTGTGGTGGCGCTGAACAAAGCGGCTGAACGTGAACTCAAACGCCAGTTCCGCGAGCGTGAACCGAAAAAGCAGTATGTCGCACGCGTCTGGGGCCATCCCGCGCAGACGGAAGGGCTGGTGGATCTGCCGCTGATTTGCGACTGGCCAAACCGGCCAAAGCAGAAGGTGTGCTATGAGACGGGCAAGGCCGCGCAAACCGAGTATGAAGTGCTGGAGTACGCGCCGGATAACACCGCGCGCGTGCTGCTAAAGCCCATTACCGGGCGTTCACATCAGCTTCGTGTGCATATGCTCGCGCTGGGGCACCCGATTCTGGGAGACCGTTTTTACGCACCACCGGAGGCGCTGGCTTCAGCGCCGCGTTTGCAGCTTCATGCCCAGACGCTCACCATCACCCACCCGGCGTTTGGCAACGCAATGACGTTTAAAGCCCCGGTGGACTTCTAA
- the apaG gene encoding Co2+/Mg2+ efflux protein ApaG, whose amino-acid sequence MIDSPRVCVQVQSVYVESQSSPDEERFVFAYTVTIRNLGRMPVQLLGRYWLITNGNGREIEVQGEGVVGEQPHIAPGEEYQYTSGAVIETPLGTMQGHYEMVDVDGNVFRVAIPVFRLAVTTLIH is encoded by the coding sequence ATGATTGATTCGCCCCGCGTCTGTGTCCAGGTACAAAGCGTTTACGTTGAGTCGCAGTCCTCACCCGATGAAGAACGTTTTGTTTTCGCCTACACCGTGACCATTCGCAACCTGGGGCGGATGCCTGTGCAACTGCTCGGGCGTTACTGGCTTATCACTAACGGCAATGGCCGTGAAATCGAAGTTCAGGGTGAAGGTGTGGTTGGTGAACAGCCCCACATCGCCCCTGGCGAAGAGTATCAGTACACCAGCGGTGCAGTAATTGAAACACCGCTGGGTACCATGCAAGGCCATTATGAAATGGTCGACGTCGATGGCAATGTGTTCCGCGTTGCTATTCCTGTGTTCCGTCTCGCCGTTACAACACTCATTCATTAA
- the rsmA gene encoding 16S rRNA (adenine(1518)-N(6)/adenine(1519)-N(6))-dimethyltransferase RsmA: MTNRVHQGHLARKRFGQNFLNDQFVIDSIVSAINPQKGQAMVEIGPGLAALTEPVGERLDELTVIELDRDLAARLQTHPFLGPKLTIYQQDAMTMNFGELSEKMGQPLRVFGNLPYNISTPLMFHLFSYTDAIADMHFMLQKEVVNRLVAGPNSKAYGRLSVMAQYFCNVIPVLEVPPSAFTPPPKVDSAVVRLVPHKTMPYPVKDLRVLSRITTEAFNQRRKTIRNSLGNLFTVDVLAELGIDPAMRAENISVEQYCKLANYISENAPPKES, translated from the coding sequence ATGACTAATCGAGTCCATCAGGGCCACTTAGCCCGTAAACGCTTCGGGCAAAACTTCCTCAACGATCAGTTCGTGATCGACAGTATTGTCTCGGCCATTAATCCGCAAAAAGGCCAGGCGATGGTTGAAATCGGCCCCGGTCTGGCAGCACTGACTGAACCCGTCGGCGAACGTCTGGACGAACTGACCGTTATCGAACTCGACCGCGATCTCGCTGCTCGTCTGCAAACGCACCCGTTCCTTGGGCCGAAGCTGACGATTTATCAGCAAGATGCCATGACCATGAATTTTGGCGAGCTGTCGGAAAAAATGGGTCAGCCGCTGCGCGTATTCGGTAACCTGCCCTATAACATCTCCACGCCGCTGATGTTCCACCTCTTTAGCTATACTGATGCCATTGCCGACATGCACTTCATGTTGCAAAAAGAGGTGGTAAACCGTCTGGTTGCAGGGCCGAACAGTAAAGCGTATGGTCGTTTAAGCGTGATGGCACAATATTTCTGCAATGTGATCCCGGTACTCGAAGTGCCGCCGTCTGCCTTCACGCCGCCGCCAAAAGTCGACTCTGCGGTTGTGCGCCTTGTGCCGCATAAAACGATGCCATACCCGGTCAAAGACCTGCGCGTACTGAGCCGCATCACCACAGAAGCCTTTAACCAGCGCCGTAAAACGATCCGTAATAGCCTCGGCAATCTGTTCACCGTTGACGTGCTGGCCGAACTGGGCATTGACCCGGCAATGCGAGCAGAAAACATCTCTGTTGAGCAGTACTGTAAACTGGCTAATTACATTAGCGAAAATGCGCCGCCGAAGGAGAGTTAA
- the djlA gene encoding co-chaperone DjlA gives MQYWGKIIGVAFAIIMGAGFWGIVLGLIIGHMFDKARSRKMAWFANQRERQSLFFSTTFEVMGHLTKSKGRVTEADIQIASVFMDRMNLHGESRVAAQNAFRIGKSDNYPLREKMRQFRSICFGRFDLIRMFLEIQIQAAFADGSLHPNERDVLYVIAEELGISRMQFDQFLRMMQGGAHFGGGYQQHQSSGGGWQQAQRGPTLEDACNVLGVKPSDDATTIKRAYRKLMSEHHPDKLVAKGLPPEMMEMAKQKAQEIQKAYELIKEQKNFK, from the coding sequence ATGCAGTATTGGGGTAAAATCATCGGCGTTGCGTTCGCCATCATCATGGGTGCCGGGTTTTGGGGCATCGTACTTGGCCTGATTATTGGCCATATGTTCGATAAGGCACGCAGCCGCAAAATGGCGTGGTTCGCCAACCAGCGCGAGCGTCAGTCCCTCTTTTTCTCCACCACCTTTGAGGTGATGGGGCACTTAACCAAATCAAAAGGGCGGGTGACGGAAGCCGATATCCAGATTGCCAGCGTATTTATGGACCGCATGAATCTGCACGGGGAATCTCGTGTGGCGGCGCAAAATGCGTTTCGCATCGGTAAATCGGATAACTATCCGCTGCGCGAAAAAATGCGTCAGTTCCGCAGTATCTGTTTCGGCCGTTTTGATTTAATTCGGATGTTTCTGGAGATCCAGATTCAGGCGGCGTTTGCCGACGGGTCTCTTCATCCTAATGAACGCGATGTGTTATACGTGATTGCCGAAGAGCTGGGGATCTCCCGCATGCAGTTCGACCAGTTCCTGCGCATGATGCAGGGCGGCGCACACTTTGGCGGTGGCTATCAACAGCATCAATCCTCTGGCGGCGGCTGGCAGCAGGCGCAGCGAGGCCCGACGCTGGAAGACGCCTGTAACGTGCTTGGCGTGAAACCTTCGGATGATGCGACAACCATCAAGCGTGCCTATCGTAAGCTGATGAGTGAACATCACCCGGATAAACTGGTCGCGAAGGGCTTACCGCCAGAGATGATGGAGATGGCGAAGCAAAAAGCGCAGGAAATCCAGAAAGCGTACGAGCTGATAAAAGAGCAGAAAAATTTCAAATAA
- the pdxA gene encoding 4-hydroxythreonine-4-phosphate dehydrogenase PdxA: MKQHRVVITPGEPAGIGPDLVVQLAQRSWPVELVVCADATLLQDRASLLGLPLTLIPYVEGQQPAPQQAGTLTLLPVPLRTPVIPGQLSTENGHYVVETLARACDGCIKGEFAALITGPVHKGVINEAGIPFTGHTEFFEERSHSPKVVMMLATEAMRVALVTTHLPIKAIPDAITPELLREIIGILHHDLQTKFGIKQPHVLVCGLNPHAGEGGHMGTEEIDTIIPVLNEMRAKGMNLSGPLPADTLFQPKYLDNADAVLAMYHDQGLPVLKYQGFGRGVNITLGLPFIRTSVDHGTALDLAGQGKADVGSFITALNLAIKMIVNTQ; this comes from the coding sequence ATGAAACAGCATCGTGTTGTGATCACCCCCGGCGAACCCGCCGGGATTGGGCCTGACCTCGTGGTCCAGCTTGCCCAACGTAGCTGGCCGGTGGAACTGGTCGTCTGTGCTGATGCAACACTGTTACAAGACCGGGCTTCACTGCTCGGTCTGCCTTTAACGCTTATCCCCTACGTTGAAGGCCAGCAGCCTGCACCGCAGCAAGCCGGAACGCTCACGCTTCTTCCCGTCCCTCTTCGTACTCCTGTTATTCCGGGTCAGCTCAGCACTGAAAACGGCCACTATGTTGTCGAAACCCTGGCGCGCGCCTGCGATGGTTGCATAAAGGGTGAATTTGCTGCCCTGATTACGGGCCCCGTGCATAAAGGGGTGATTAACGAAGCCGGTATTCCGTTCACCGGACATACCGAGTTTTTTGAAGAGCGATCGCACAGCCCGAAAGTGGTGATGATGCTGGCGACGGAAGCGATGCGGGTGGCTCTGGTAACAACTCATCTGCCGATTAAGGCCATTCCTGACGCCATCACCCCTGAACTGCTACGGGAGATCATCGGGATACTGCATCACGATCTGCAGACCAAATTCGGCATTAAACAGCCGCACGTTCTGGTCTGTGGCCTGAACCCACACGCCGGGGAAGGCGGGCATATGGGGACTGAAGAGATCGACACCATCATTCCGGTGCTGAATGAAATGCGGGCGAAAGGGATGAACCTGAGTGGGCCATTGCCTGCCGATACCCTTTTCCAGCCCAAATACCTGGATAATGCCGATGCCGTGCTCGCGATGTACCACGATCAGGGCCTGCCCGTGCTAAAATACCAGGGCTTTGGCCGCGGTGTGAATATCACCCTCGGTTTACCTTTTATTCGAACGTCCGTTGACCACGGTACTGCGCTGGATCTGGCAGGCCAGGGAAAAGCGGATGTCGGCAGTTTTATTACGGCGCTTAATCTCGCCATCAAAATGATTGTTAATACTCAATGA
- the folA gene encoding type 3 dihydrofolate reductase, whose translation MISLIAALAVDRVIGMENAMPWNLPADLAWFKRTTLNKPVVMGRLTWESIGRPLPGRKNIVISSQPGTDDRVEWVKSVDEAIAACGNAEEIMVIGGGRVYEQFLPKAQKLYLTHIDAEVEGDTHFPDYDPDEWESVFSEFHDADAQNSHSYCFEILERR comes from the coding sequence ATGATCAGTCTGATTGCAGCGCTGGCGGTGGACCGTGTTATCGGTATGGAAAATGCCATGCCGTGGAACCTGCCTGCCGATCTCGCATGGTTTAAACGTACGACGTTAAACAAGCCGGTAGTGATGGGCCGCCTGACCTGGGAGTCGATTGGTCGTCCATTGCCGGGCCGTAAGAATATCGTGATCAGTAGCCAGCCAGGCACTGACGATCGCGTCGAATGGGTGAAATCCGTGGACGAGGCGATTGCCGCCTGCGGTAACGCCGAAGAGATCATGGTGATTGGTGGTGGGCGTGTATATGAGCAGTTCCTGCCAAAAGCGCAAAAGCTCTATCTGACGCATATTGATGCGGAAGTGGAAGGCGATACCCATTTCCCGGACTACGATCCGGACGAGTGGGAATCGGTATTCAGCGAATTTCACGACGCGGATGCGCAGAACTCACACAGCTACTGCTTCGAGATTCTGGAACGTCGCTAG
- the apaH gene encoding bis(5'-nucleosyl)-tetraphosphatase (symmetrical) ApaH yields the protein MSTYLIGDVHGCYDELIALLKQVDFTPGRDILWLTGDLVARGPGSLEVLRFVKSLGDSVRMVLGNHDLHLLAVFAGISRNKPKDRLTPLLEAPDADELINWLRRQPLLQIDEEKKLVMAHAGITPQWDLETAKTCARDVEAVLASDSYPFFLDAMYGDMPNHWSEDLSGLARLRFITNAFTRMRFCFPNGQLDMYSKETPESAPAPLKPWFAIPGPVTSEYSVVFGHWAALEGKGTPEGIYGLDTGCCWGGDLTCLRWEDKTYFVQPSNRQLDLGEGEAVAS from the coding sequence ATGTCTACATATCTGATTGGCGACGTTCACGGTTGCTACGATGAACTGATCGCATTATTAAAACAGGTCGACTTTACGCCAGGACGGGATATTCTCTGGCTGACGGGCGATTTAGTGGCGCGTGGGCCAGGCTCCCTGGAGGTTTTACGCTTCGTAAAATCGCTGGGCGACAGCGTTCGCATGGTGCTGGGCAACCATGATTTGCATCTGCTCGCCGTCTTTGCCGGCATCAGCCGCAATAAGCCGAAAGATCGCCTCACCCCGCTGCTGGAGGCGCCAGACGCCGACGAACTGATCAACTGGCTGCGTCGTCAGCCCCTGTTGCAGATCGATGAAGAGAAAAAACTGGTCATGGCACACGCCGGGATCACCCCACAGTGGGATCTTGAGACGGCAAAAACCTGCGCGCGTGATGTAGAAGCCGTGCTGGCGAGCGATTCCTATCCCTTCTTTCTTGATGCCATGTACGGCGACATGCCAAATCACTGGAGTGAAGATCTGAGCGGTCTGGCGCGTCTGCGTTTTATCACGAACGCGTTCACACGGATGCGTTTCTGCTTCCCGAACGGACAACTGGATATGTACTCAAAAGAGACGCCGGAAAGCGCACCTGCACCGCTTAAACCGTGGTTTGCGATCCCCGGACCGGTCACCAGTGAGTACAGCGTGGTGTTTGGCCACTGGGCCGCGCTAGAAGGGAAAGGCACGCCGGAAGGGATCTACGGTCTTGATACCGGTTGTTGCTGGGGCGGGGATTTAACCTGCTTACGCTGGGAAGATAAAACATACTTCGTGCAGCCGTCCAACCGACAGCTGGACCTGGGGGAAGGCGAGGCAGTCGCCTCCTGA
- the lptD gene encoding LPS assembly protein LptD translates to MKKRIPTLLATMIGTALYSQQGLAADLASQCMLGVPSYNRPLVSGDTNSLPVTITADSSKGTYPDNATFTGSVDINQGNSRLQADEVQLHQKQPEGAAEPVRTVDALGNVHYDDNQVILKGPKAWSNLNTKDTNVWEGDYQMVGRQGRGKADLMKQRGENRYTILENGSFTSCLPGSNTWSVVGSEVIHDREEQVAEIWNARFKLGPVPVFYSPYLQLPVGDKRRSGFLIPNAKYSTSNYFEFYLPYYWNIAPNMDATITPHYIHKRGNVMWENEFRYLTQAGTGLMELDYLPSDKVFQDEHPTEGDKHRWMYFWRHAGVMDQVWRFNVDYTKVSDPYYFNDFDSKYGSSTDGYATQKFSVGYAIQNFNATVSTKQFQVFDSQTRSTYGAEPQLDVNWYQNDVGPFDTRVYAQAVHFVNTNSDMPEATRVHLEPTINLPVSNNWSSLNTEAKLMATHYQQKNVDWYNNRYGTDLDESVNRVLPQFKMDGKLIFERDMGLLADGYTQTLEPRMQYLYVPYRDQSKIQNYDSAFLQSDYSGLFRDRTYGGLDRIASANQLTTGVTTRVYDESAVERFNVSVGQIYYFTESRTGDDNINWEKDNKTGSLVWAGDTYWRMTDRWGLRGGLQYDTRLDNIATSSAAVEYRRDEDRMVQLTYRYASPEYIQATLPNYATSEQYKDGISQVGGAASWPIADRWSIVGAYYFDTNANKPADQMVGLQYNSCCYALRVGYERKLNGWDTQNNQSKYDNVIGFNVELRGLSSNYGLGTQQMLRSNILPYRSSL, encoded by the coding sequence ATGAAAAAACGTATCCCCACCCTCCTGGCCACAATGATTGGCACCGCCCTGTACAGTCAACAGGGGCTGGCGGCCGATCTTGCCTCGCAGTGTATGCTTGGCGTCCCAAGTTATAATCGCCCACTGGTGAGTGGCGATACAAATAGCTTGCCGGTAACCATTACTGCCGACAGTTCAAAAGGAACTTATCCTGACAATGCCACGTTTACGGGCAGTGTGGATATTAATCAGGGCAATAGCCGCCTGCAGGCAGATGAAGTGCAGTTGCACCAGAAGCAGCCGGAAGGTGCGGCCGAACCGGTACGAACGGTGGATGCGCTGGGTAATGTGCACTATGACGACAATCAGGTCATCCTGAAAGGTCCGAAAGCATGGTCAAACCTGAACACCAAAGATACGAACGTCTGGGAAGGTGATTACCAGATGGTGGGTCGTCAGGGGCGTGGTAAAGCAGATCTGATGAAACAGCGCGGTGAAAACCGCTATACGATTCTGGAAAACGGTTCCTTCACCTCCTGTCTGCCGGGTTCGAATACCTGGAGCGTGGTTGGAAGTGAGGTAATTCACGACCGTGAAGAACAGGTCGCAGAAATCTGGAACGCCCGGTTTAAACTCGGCCCGGTGCCGGTTTTCTATAGCCCGTACCTGCAACTTCCCGTGGGCGACAAACGTCGTTCAGGCTTCCTGATCCCAAATGCCAAATACAGCACCTCGAACTATTTTGAGTTCTATCTGCCGTATTACTGGAACATCGCGCCCAACATGGACGCCACGATCACGCCGCACTATATCCATAAGCGCGGCAACGTCATGTGGGAAAACGAGTTCCGCTATCTGACCCAGGCGGGTACCGGTTTGATGGAACTGGATTATCTGCCATCAGATAAGGTCTTCCAGGATGAGCACCCAACAGAAGGTGATAAACACCGTTGGATGTACTTCTGGCGTCACGCTGGCGTCATGGACCAGGTCTGGCGTTTTAACGTCGACTACACCAAAGTCAGCGATCCTTACTATTTCAACGACTTCGATTCCAAATACGGTTCCAGTACCGATGGTTACGCCACGCAGAAGTTCAGCGTTGGCTATGCCATTCAGAACTTCAACGCTACGGTGTCGACGAAGCAGTTCCAGGTGTTTGATAGCCAGACGCGAAGCACTTACGGTGCAGAACCGCAGCTGGATGTGAACTGGTATCAGAACGATGTTGGTCCATTCGATACGCGCGTCTACGCTCAGGCAGTGCATTTCGTCAATACCAACTCGGACATGCCGGAAGCCACGCGTGTTCATTTAGAACCGACGATCAATTTACCGGTGTCGAACAACTGGTCGAGTCTGAATACCGAAGCCAAGCTGATGGCGACCCATTACCAGCAGAAAAATGTGGACTGGTATAACAACCGTTATGGCACCGACCTTGACGAATCCGTGAACCGCGTTCTTCCACAATTCAAAATGGACGGTAAGCTGATCTTCGAGCGCGATATGGGTCTGCTGGCGGATGGGTATACGCAGACGCTTGAGCCACGTATGCAGTATTTGTACGTGCCTTATCGCGATCAGAGCAAAATCCAGAACTATGACTCCGCTTTCCTGCAGTCTGACTACAGCGGCCTGTTCCGTGACCGTACCTACGGCGGTCTCGACCGTATTGCTTCCGCGAACCAGTTAACGACCGGCGTCACAACGCGCGTTTATGATGAATCTGCCGTTGAACGTTTTAACGTTTCTGTTGGTCAAATCTACTATTTCACCGAGTCTCGTACCGGTGATGACAATATCAACTGGGAGAAAGACAACAAAACAGGTTCGCTGGTGTGGGCGGGCGATACCTACTGGCGCATGACCGATCGCTGGGGCTTACGCGGGGGTCTGCAGTACGACACGCGTCTCGACAATATTGCGACCAGCAGTGCAGCCGTCGAGTACCGTCGCGATGAAGATCGTATGGTGCAGTTGACCTATCGTTACGCCAGCCCGGAATATATTCAGGCAACATTGCCGAACTATGCCACCAGTGAACAGTATAAAGACGGGATTTCGCAGGTGGGTGGTGCAGCCAGTTGGCCAATCGCTGACCGCTGGTCAATTGTGGGCGCATACTACTTTGACACTAACGCCAACAAGCCTGCTGACCAGATGGTTGGTCTGCAATATAACTCCTGCTGTTACGCGCTGCGTGTCGGCTACGAACGCAAGCTTAACGGCTGGGATACTCAAAACAATCAGAGCAAATACGATAACGTGATTGGCTTTAATGTCGAATTGCGCGGCCTGAGCTCCAACTACGGCCTGGGCACGCAGCAGATGCTGCGCTCGAACATTCTGCCGTACCGCAGTTCCTTGTAA